A window from Macaca nemestrina isolate mMacNem1 chromosome 8, mMacNem.hap1, whole genome shotgun sequence encodes these proteins:
- the LOC112429177 gene encoding uncharacterized protein, with amino-acid sequence PQEKHSGSQGTGPGILLVSSHGKILDLTMTRAAKLGLYLSELTESSANTTRGFYCLSQLQQHNMRQGPRAAELHTVFRRGRKLLLCGVGRHFRALQAPCRPLLTVRGLHLPYPLSRPISYAWLWFPERSRLYWLPCVLTLWWVCKWQSPGKETGEHGHRSSGGHGGFWLPSRSTCFISGGHQDCITRTMTTVRALLQLKT; translated from the exons cctcaggagaAGCATTCAGGGAGCCAAGGAACGGGTCCAGGCATTCTGCTAGTATCTAGCCATGGCAAGATACTAGATTTAACCATGACGAGAGCAGCTAAGCTTGGACTCTACCTGAGTGAGCTCACTGAATCCTCCGCCAACACCACAAGGGGTTTCTATTGTTTGTCTCAgctgcag CAACATAATATGAGACAAGGGCCAAGAGCTGCAGAACTGCACACGGTGTTTAGAAGAGGCCGCAAGCTGCTGCTCTGCGGAGTGGGGAGGCACTTCCGGGCTCTGCAGGCTCCCTGCAGGCCCTTGCTGACTGTCCGTGGCCTGCACCTGCCCTACCCACTGAGCCGCCCCATCAGCTATGCCTGGCTGTGGTTTCCTGAGCGGTCCCGTCTGTATTGGCTGCCCTGTGTCCTGACACTATGGTGGGTTTGCAAGTGGCAGAGTCCAGGGAAGGAGACTGGGGAGCATGGCCATCGGTCATCTGGGGGGCACGGAGGGTTCTGGCTTCCATCCAGGTCCACCTGCTTCATCAGCGGTGGTCACCAAGATTGCATAACCAGGACGATGACAACGGTGAGAGCTCTGTTGCAGTTAAAGACTTAA